DNA from Salinibacterium sp. dk2585:
GTGGCGATGTGGATGCGCATCCGTCCAGTTTAGGAGCGGTGCGCACCCCCAGAGGTCAGTCGAACTGGGGGCCCCGAGTGCGTGAGCGCTTGAGTTCGAAGAAGCCGTCGTAGGCGGCGACGGCCACGACGCCATCCCACAGCTTCGCGGCTTCCTCGCCCTTGGGGGCGGGCGAGATGACGGGGCCGAAGAAGGCGGTGCCCTCGACCGCGATGACAGGCGTGCCGACATCCTGGCCCACGCGACCGATGCCCTCGGCGTGACTCGCCCGCAGCTGCGGCTCATATTCCTCGGTGTCGGCGTAGGCGATGAGGCCGGCGTCGAGGCCCACTTCGGCAAGCGCCTCCCGCATGACGGTGTCGGCGTCGGTCGACCCGCCCGGGTGGATGCGCGTTCCCAGCGCATCGTAGAGCGGCTTGACCGCCTGCTCTCCCTCCATTTCGGTGACGGCCGCGACGAGGCGGGCGTAGCGCAGTGCGCGAGGGAGGAACTCGCGGTAATGGTCCGACAGGTCGTCACGGTCCTCGTTGAGCACGGCGAGGCTCATGATGTGCCAGTGCACATCGAGGTCCCGGAGCGCTGCAACCTCATCGATCCAGCGGCTCGTCATCCAGGCCCACGGGCAGGAGGGGTCGAACCAGAAGTCGACTCGGGTGGGCGTGGCGGCGGTCATGTCAGTCATAGCTCCACGGTAGCCGTGCTTGCGCGCTTGGCTCTGGTAATCGCCGAACAAGGAGCGCACACTGAAGGGACACAAGCGTCTCAACGTGGAGGTGTCTGATGACTATCGGAGGACAGCGCGACCGGTTCTCGTGGGAGGCCCCGGGCGGCATGCCCGTGTTGTCGAGGGGACGCCACCGGCGTCCTCGGCAGGGCGCCTGCTTCATGGAATTCGCCTCCTATCTCGCGGGTGAGGCGTGGAGTGACCATCCGCAGTGCACGCATCCATTCCTCGCATTCCTCGCCCGCGGGGTCAACGACTTCACGAGCGATGAGGGCCGCCAGCGCCTCGCGACCCATATCCCGAGCGTGGTCGGCCTGACGGGTGACTCACCGATCATCGAGCCCCTCGTGGCCCTCCGCGCCGCGGTCACCCCTATCGGGGTCGCCGCCGAGTCCGCCCAGCGCAGTCTCGCCGCGGGTGTGCTCGCGTGTGAGTCGGCCCTCGACGAACTCGCGTGCCCGACGCCGGACACCGCAGCGGAGCTCCTCGCGGAGGCACATTCGAGCGCACCGCTCGCCATGGCCTGGGCGAAAGACTTCGCTGCGAGCATTCCGCCGTCGCGGCGCCCTGTCTCGTTCTCGCGTCGGGGTCGGGCCATCGTGAGCACCGCGGTGCTTGCAGCCGCCGATGCCCTCGTCGACGACTCTGACGCACTGCTCCACGCGATACTCGTGGGTGCGATCGCGGACACGCGGGGCCTACTGACCAAGGCGCCGCAGCCGACGGAGGCCGCGCAGGCGGTGCCGACGAGAGATGGCATGACAACGAGCATCCACTGACCGTCTCGCGATTAGGCTTGCTGACGACGGCTGCCGCACCGAACGTGCGCAGCGTCGCACGACAACCGACTCACAATGGAGGAGCATTCGCATGCCCGGAGACAATCTCACCCGCCTCGAGGCACAGGAACGCAGTGCCCTCCTCTCAGTAGAGCGCTACGACGTGGCACTCGACCTGACGACGGGTGACGAGACCTTCCGCAGCACGACGACGATCGCCTTCACGGCCGAGGCGGGAACGTCAACCTTCATCGACGCGATCACGCGCACCGTGCACTCGATCACGCTCAACGGTGAGCAGGTCAATGTGTCTGCCGCCGACGGCATGCGCATCCAGCTCGAAGCGCTCACGGAGCGGAACGAACTCACGATCGTCGCCGACATGGAGTACACCAACACAGGTGAGGGCCTGCACCGCTTCGTCGACCCCGTCGACGGCGAGGTCTACCTCTACTCGCAGTTCGAAGTGCCCGACAGCCGCCGGGTGTTCCCCGTCTTCGAGCAGCCCGACCTCAAGGCGGAGTTCTCATTCACCGTGACGGCACCCGCCCGCTGGCAGGTCGTCTCCAACTCCCCCACCCCCGAACCCGAGATCGACGGGGAGGTCGGCACCTGGCGTTTCGCGCCGACGCCCCGCATCTCCTCCTACATCACGGCGATCGTCGCGGGACCGTACGACGTCGTGCGCACCGAGCTCACGAGCCGCGACGGCCGCACGATCCCCCTCGGCGTCTTCTGCCGCAAGTCGCTCAGCGAATACCTCGATGCCGACTACATCTTCGACATCACCCGCAAGGGCTTCGAGTACTACGAGGAACAGTTCGACTACGCCTACCCCTTCGAGAAGTACGACCAGCTCTTCGTGCCCGAGTTCAACGCGGGCGCCATGGAGAACGCGGGCTGCGTCACCTTCACCGAGACCTACGTCTTCCGCAGCAAGGTGACGGATGCCATCAAGGAGCGTCGCGTCGTCACGATCCTTCACGAGCTGGCCCACATGTGGTTCGGCGACCTCGTGACCATGAAGTGGTGGAACGACCTGTGGCTCAACGAGTCCTTCGCGGAGTGGGCTTCGACCATCTCGACCGCTGAGGCGACCGAGTGGACCGAGGCGTGGACGACCTTCCAGGCGATGGAGAAGAGCTGGGCCTACCGCCAGGACCAGCTGCCCTCGACGCACCCCGTCGTCGCGACGATCAACGACCTCGAGGACGTGCAGGTCAACTTCGACGGCATCACCTACGCCAAGGGCGGCTCGGTGCTCAAGCAGCTCGTGGCCTGGGTCGGCCGCGAGGCGTTCTTCTCGGGCGTCGCGGCGTACTTCAAGAAGCACGCCTGGGGCAACACGCAACTCGTTGACCTCCTCACCGAGCTCGAGGCCACGAGCGGCCGCGACCTGTCGACGTGGTCAAAGCTGTGGCTCGAGACGGCGGGCGTCAACACGCTGCGGCCCGAGATCGAGACGGATGCCGACGGCCGCATCACCTCCTTCGCGGTCGCGCAGACCGCTCCTGAGGACTACCCGACCATCCGTCCGCACCGCCTCGCGATCGGCTTCTACGACCACGACGCCGACGGCGCACTCACCCGCTCGCACCGCATCGAGATCGACGTCGACGGGGAGCGAACGGATGTCGCGGAACTCGTCGGCATGCAGCGTCCCGCACTCGTGCTCATCAATGACGACGACCTCGCCTACGCAAAGATCCGTCTCGACGACGCCTCGCTCGAGACGGCGATCGAGAACCTCAGCCGCATCTCGGACCCGCTCGCGCGAGCGCTCGTCTGGGGCTCGGCGTGGGACTCCACGCGCGACGGCGAGACGAAGGCGAGCGACTACGTGCGCCTCGTGCTCGGCAACATCGCGAGCGAGACCGAGTCGACCACGATCCGCACGACCCTGACGCAGCTCATGACGACGGCGCGCATGTACGTCGACCCGGCGACGCGCGAGGCGACGATCGAGAAGGTCGGCACGGAACTGTGGGCGCTCGCCCAGCGGGCCGAGGCCGGCTCCGATGCCCAGTTCCAGTTCGTGAAGTTCTTCGCGGCGATTGCATCGACGCAGGACCACGCCGAAGTGCTGCGCGGCCTCCGCGATGGCGAGATCACGCTCGAGGGCCTCGAGGTCGACACCGACCTGTCGTGGGAGCTGCTCGAGGGCCTCGTGCTCAATGGCGCCGCCGGCGTGGCTGAGATCGCAGCAGCGCTCGAGAAGGACAACACGGCGAACGGCCAGCAGGCGGCGGCGCGAGCCCGCGCGACGATCCCGACGGCCGAGGCCAAGCTCGCCGCGTTCTCGTCGATCGTGGACTCCGACACGGTGCCCAACATGATCGTGCGGCACACCGGCATGGGCGTGCAGCATGTCAATGACCCCTCCTCGCTCGAGCCGCTCGTCGAACGCTACTTCTCCTCCCTCCTGACGCTGTGGGAGTCTCGCAGCTACGGCATCGCATCCGCCCTCATCGTGGGCCTCTACCCGGCACCCCTCGCCTCGCAGGAGCTGGTGGATGCCACGCGCCAGTGGCTCGACGCGAACCAGGAGATCCCGGCCCTCCGCCGCCTCGTGGTCGAGAACCTCGATGGCGTGGAGCGTGCACTGCGCGTGCAGGAGCGCGACGCCCGTTAAGCGCTTGTGCCTGCGTGATCCTCCGGGGTCACGCAGGCACCCCGCTTAGACTTGGCGGCAAATGGACGACACTCCCTCCGCCTTCGACTGGACCGCCTTCTGGGCGGACGCACTGACGTTCATCGACACCTGGCAGGTGCCGCTCAAGGTGCTGCTCATCGTCGCCGGGGCCATCGTGGTTCGGTACGTGCTGCTGCGGATCGTCGCACGCGTCGTGGACCGCGTCGTGCGCGGCGTGAAGAAGCGGCAGAACATCGAGGACACCCAGGCACTGTCCGCATCCCCGCTCGCGGCCGCTCGCGTCGTGCAGCGTACGCGGGCGCTTGGAACCGTGCTGAATAGCGCCTTGACTGCGGTCCTGGTCGTCCTCGCGCTCATCCTGCTTGTGGGGGTGCTGTTCCCCAACGCCTCCGGTGCCTTCGCGATCATCAGCGCCGCCGTGGGAGCCGGCCTCGGCTTCGGTGCCCAGAACATCGTCAAGGACGTGCTCAACGGCATCTTCATGGTCGCGGAGGACCAGCTCGGCGTCGGTGACGTCGTCGATCTCGGACCCGCAACGGGCGTCGTCGAGGTGGTCGGCATCCGGGTCACGCAGGTGCGCGACGTCAACGGAACCCTGTGGTTCGTGCGCAATGGCGAGATTCTGCGTGTGGGGAACCTCTCGCAGGGTTGGGCGCGCGCGATCATCGACCTCGCGGTGCCCTATGAGGCCGATGTCGAGCTGGTGCAGGAACGGATGCTCGCGACCGCCGTCGACATGCACCAGAACTCCAAGTGGCGCAGTCGCATCCTCGAGAAGCCGGAGATCTGGGGCATCGAGTCGATCTCCTCCGAGGCGGTCGTTGTGCGCCTCGTCGTCAAGACGAGGTCATCGAGCAAGGATGATGTCGCCCGCGAGCTTCGCGCCCGGCTGAAGGCGACGCTCGACGAGATGGGCGTGCGCCTTCCCGCGCTCAACAGTGTCGTCTTGCAGGGCTACGACGGCGCCACGAATGTCACGGGAGCGCGACCGCCGAAGACGAGCCCTCTCGCGATCACGGAGCCCGCCGCCCCCAAGCCTGCACGAACCCGCAAGGAGTCACGATGAGCCAGTCCCACCCGGCAGACGTTCCCGCCGGCCCCGAGGGCGTGCGAAGCCCCGTGACGCTCCGTTCGACCGAGAACGGCCCGGCTGCCGGCGGAAGCTTCTTCGAGCAGGTCGGCGGTCACGACACCTTCGATCGCCTCGTGCGTGCGTTCTACGACGGCGTGCAGCAGGACCCAGTGCTGTGGCCCATGTATCCGGCGCACGACCTCGAGGGGGCCGTGCAGCGCCTCACGATGTTCCTCGAGCAGTACTGGGGCGGGCCAGGCACCTACAGTGAGCAGCGCGGCCACCCGCGACTCCGGATGCGTCACGCCGCCTACAAGGTCGGCCCGAAAGCGCGCGATGCCTGGCTCGCGAACATGCGCCGAGCACTCGACACGCTCGAACTCAGCCCGCTCGACGACGCGACCCTGTGGTCGTACCTGGATCGCGCTGCGCACAGCCTGCTGAACACCTTCGAGGACTAGTCCCGCACCTCGCCCTGCTGCGCCGCCACCGACTCGGCGTAGGAGGCTGCGAGTCCCTCGGCGAGCGGGGTCGTGGGCCGCCCGATGAGGGAACTGAGGGTGTCCGTCGCATCCGCCAGCGCACCCTCACGCGTGTTCGTATCGAGGGTGACGATGAATCCGGCCGTGCCGATGTCGAGCCCCGCCTTGGTGAGGATCTTGCGGTGTTCCCTGGGTGACACACGTTTGTATGTCACCTCCCTCTCGACGATCGAGGAGATGACCCGGGCGAGCTCCTCGTAGCCCCACGCGACATCCCCCGAGAACTCGTAGACCGCGCCTTCGTGCCCCTCGCCCGCGAGCACGACGGCTGCCCCCTCCGCGTAGTCACGTCGGTCAGCACTCGCGACGCGCCCGTCGCCGAGGCTCGCGATGATCAGCCCCGTGTACTTGGCCTGCTGGGCGACCTGCACGTAGCTCTCGGTGTACCAGTTATTGCGCAGGATCGCGAAGGGAATGCCCGAACTGCGCACCAACTCCTCCGTCGCCTTGTGCTCGGGCGCGAGCGCGAGGCTCGTCGTGTCGGCGTGCGGCGCGCTCGTATAGGCGATGAACTGCACCCCTGCCCGCTTGGCTGCCTGCACGACGTTGCTGTGCTGGGCGACCCGGCGACCCACCTCGCTGCCCGAGATGAGGAGCAGGCGGTCGACGCCCTCAAGCGCCGTGTCGAGTGTCGCCGGGCGCGAATAGTCGGCGGGGCGGACAACGACCCCCTGCTCGGCGAAGTCGGCGACCTTCGAGACATCCCGGCCGATCGCGACGATGTCACTCGGGGCCGCACCCCTCTCGATGAGGCTGGCGAGGACGAGTCGGCCGAGGTGACCGGTGGCACCGGCGACGGCAAGGGTGGTCATGCGGTGAGGGGCCTTTCGACGGGGTTGTACGTACGGTGGAGCTAACGCGCGGAGCGCTCGTGTGAGCCCGCGCGACGCAGGAGCGCCTCTGCGTGACGGATGACCGGCTCGTCGATCATCGCTCCGTCGACGCTGAATGCCCCCTGGGTCCCGGCGGCCCCGTCCACGACCCGCTGTGCCCAGTCGAGCTGCTCCTGGGTGGGACGGTAGGCGGCACGAATCGTCTCAGCCTGGGCAGGGTGTATGCAGGCGGTCGCGGAAAAGCCGCTCGCCGCGGCATCCGCTGCTTCCGCCGCGAGGGAGTCGAGCTTCGTGAAGTCGACGTTGATCGCGTCGATGGCGGCCTTGCCGTTGGCCCGCGCCGCGAGGAGGATGTTCGAGCGCGCGACCCGGACCACATCGCGGTAGCGCCCGTCCGCTCCGCGACTGCTCGTGCCACCGAGGGAGACCGTGAGGTCCTCCGCACCCCAGAAGAGGCCAACGACGTGCGGCAGCGCGGCGATCTCGGGCGCGGCGAGGACTCCCCGCGCGGATTCGATGAGGGAGACGACTCGGTATGGGGCGAGGAGCGCGAGTTCCTCCGGTGTCATGACCTTGGGCACCATGACGGTGCTGTAGCCGCTCCTCGCGAGCGTGTCGAGGTCTGCCTCGAAGTGATCGCTGCGCGTGCTATTGATGCGGAGGATCGTGCGGTCGGGGTCGAGTGAGGAGGCGATGACCGCCTCGCGCGCTGCCGCTTTGTGCGCCTCACCCACCGCATCCTCGAGGTCGAGGATGACGGCATCTGCTCGCTCAGCGGCCTTGGCGAAACGCTCGGGTCGGTCGGCGGGGCAGAAGAGGATCGCCGGGCCCATCGTGAAGGGGGTGCTCATCGATTCATGGTACCGAGCGCGGGCTAGAAGTCGACCAGCGCGATCGCGATGTGCACCTCGTCGCCCAGCTCCACGCCCTCCGCGGAGCGCACGGCCTTCTTGATCGGCAGGGAGTAGGCGCGATCGCTCGGAAAGATCGAGGTGCGCCACCTGCTCGCACCAAGCGAGACATCGACCCGCACCGAGCCGAAGCCTTTCTCCATCCCGGCGACGACCTGCTGGATCTCGTCGGAGACCTCCTCCGGCACCGAGGCGAACACCCAGGTCGAATCGACTCGGCCCTTCCACCGCCACAGCTCGCTCGTGAACTCATACCGCATGCGCGTCACCTGCCATCAGCGGGACGAGGTGCAGATGCAGGCCTCATTCCCCTCCGCATCCGCCACGACCCACCAGTCGGGCGCGAACTCATCGGTGACGAGCGTTCCTCCAGCCTCGAGCGTCGCCTCGAGTCGCTCCTCCGCATCCTCGGCGGGCACGTAGACATCCATGTGCAGGCGGTTGCGCTCGGTGCGCGCGACATCCATGCCCTGAAACCAGACCCTTGGGCCAAGCCGCCGCGGGTCTGCCAGCTCGACCCCACCGTCGCTCGCGGGCACCTCCACGTAGTCGAGCACGGCCTTCCAAAACGGCCGGATGGCGTCGGCGTCGCGTGCATCGATCGCGAGTTCGTAGAGGCTCAGCACGGCCTTGGCGGGCGTTGCACCGGCATCCGCCGCGGCAGCATCGATGCGGGCGGCGAGGTCGAGGTCGCGCTCCGTCACTCCCCCGGCGTCGTGCGAGGTCAACTCGAACGCCACACGCCCCCATCCGAGGCGCACCTCCGGATGGTGGTTCAGCTCGTCGGCGATCTCCGCCACTGTCGCGACCATCCGCGCGGCCGAGGCGAAATCCACCGTGCGGTAGGAGCCCCGGAGGGCACGTTGGAGGTGCGAGAAAGCGCTCTCGCGCAGGCTGTCGGCGGTCTGTTCAGGAAGCAGCGTGGCTGTGGAGTCGTTCAGCATGCGCCCACACTGGCCCGCCCGAGGGTTCGATGCAAGACCCCATCACCGATACGCCAGCACGCTCGAGGGATCGCCCAGGATGTCGCCGACCGCCGTCAGGAACTCGGAGCCCTGCCTGCCGTCGACCAGTCGGTGATCGAAGGAAAGCGTGAGGCTCACGACAGAACGCAGTGCCACCTCACCCTCGTGCTCCCACGGTCGCTTCCGCACCGCGCCGAGCGCAAGGATCGCTGCCTCGCCCGGGGGCAGGATCGGCGTGCCCGCGTCGACCCCGAAGACTCCCACGTTCGTGATCGTGAAGGTGCCACCAGCCAGCTGCGCGGGAGTCGTGGTCGCCTCACGCGCCTTCGTGACAAGTTCCGTCATCGCGCTGGCGAGCTCGACGAAGGAGAGCCGATCCGCGTCGTGAATGTGCGGCACGAGAAGTCCGCGGTCGGTGGCCACCGCGATGCCGAGCCCCACGTGGGCGAACTCCACCACCTCGTCGCGCTCAGCGTCCCAGCGGCTGTTGATCGCGGGCGAGGTGCGCAGCGCGCTGAGGCAGGCGGCCGCCGCGATCGTGAGGAAGCCCACGCGCGTTCCCTCCAGGCGCGGGTGCCGCTTGAGTCTCTCCACGAGGCCGAGGCTCTCAGTCACATCGACATCGAGGCGCAGGCTCGCGTGCGGCGCCGTAAACGCGCTGTGCACCATGGCCTCGGCCATGCGTCGACGCACTCCAGCGATGGGCACGCGCGTGTCGCTTCCTCGTGCACCGAGGGGCGAGCGGTTTGGATCCCGCGGCGCGGCATCCGAGGCACGCTGCGGCTCCTCGGCAGCGTCGCTGCGTGAGGCAAGCCACTCCTCCCGACGGTGGCGCCGGCGCGGTCGCTCCGCCGATGCGACCTTGGGGCCGTAGCCGACCAGCACCGAGGTGCGCTCGGGTGCTGGCGGCGTCTCGGGAGGTGTGGGCGTCGGCGGGGCAGGCGGCGGCTCCGGCGCGTCCGGGATGCTCTCGGCCGCATCGGGGGGTTCGGCCGAGATCGGCGGTACCTCCACCGTTAAGCTCAGCCCCCCAGCATCCGCTGTCTCGATCGTGATGATTGGCGTGCCGACCCGCACGGTCGTGCCCGGCTCGACGAGAAGCTGGGAGATCGTGCCCGCGAAGGGCGACGGCAGCTCGACAAGCGCCTTGGCCGTCTCGACCTCGGCAAGCACCTGGTTGAGCTCGACGGTGTCGCCGACGTCGACCTCCCACGAGACGATCTCCGACTCCGTCAGCCCCTCGCCGAGGTCGGGGAGGGCGAACTCCTGCACGCTCATGCCGGCCTCCCCGCGGGTGCTGACCAGCCGGTGAGCGAATTGACACGGCCGAGGGCGCGGTCGATGCCGTCGAGCAGCCGATCGAGGTCGGGGAGGAAGTGCTCCTCGAGTCGCGACGCGGGATAGGGCACGTCGTGCCCCGTCACGCGCACGGGCGCCGAACGCAGGTGTTCGAAACAACGCTCCGTGACGCTCGTGGCGATCTCTGCACCGAGTCCCCCAAACTGCTGCGCCTCGTGGGTGACGACGAGGCGCCCCGTCCGGCGCACGGATGCCTCGACCGTCTCGAAGTCGACGGGCGACAGCGAACGGAGATCGACGACCTCGACCGAGACGCCCTCATCCGCGGCGGCCACGGCGGCATCGATCGCCGTCGCGACGAGCGGACCGTAGGCGACGAGCGTGACATCCGCCCCCTCCATCACGACCCGAGCGCGGTCGAGCGGCGGCGCCGCCTGCATCGCGTCCTCGACCTCGCCCTTGACCCAGTACCGGCGCTTGGGCTCGAAGAAGATGACGGGATCGTCACTCGCGATCGCCTGGCGCACCATCCAGTGGGCGTCCTGCGGGTTCGAGCAGGTGACGACGCGGAGCCCGGAGGTGTGGGTGAAGTAGGCCTCGGGTGACTCCGAGTGGTGTTCGACCGCCCCGATGCCGCCTCCGTAGGGCACGCGCACCGTGATCGGCATGCGCACGACCCCGCGGGTGCGGTAGTGCAGCTTGGCCACCTGTGCCACGATCTGGTCGAAGGCCGGGTAGATGAAGCCATCGAACTGGATCTCGACGACGGGACGATAGCCGCGATAGGCGAGGCCGACCGCCGTGCCCAGGATCCCCGCCTCAGCGAGTGGCGTGTCCATGACCCGGTCGGCCCCGAAGTCGCGCTGCAGGCCGTCCGTCACGCGGAACACGCCGCCAAGCCGGCCGATGTCCTCCCCCATGATCACGACGCGATCATCCTGGGCGAGGGCGTGGCGCAGTCCCGAAGTGATCGCGGAGGCGAGAGTGAGCTCGGTCATGCCTCGTCGCCACCCTCGAACATCGCGAGGTATGCCTCGTACTGGCTCCTCTGCCGGTTCAGCCACGCGGTCGGCTCGGTGTACACATGGTCGAAGAGCTTGAGCGCTTCCGGGTCTGGCAGGCCGACGCAGGCGGCCCGCATGGCTGCGGCCGTCGCATCCGCCTTCTCCTTCACCGCGGCGCGATGCGCGTCCCCGAGCACCCCGAGTTGCTCGAGGTGCCGCTCGAGCCTGTCGATCGGGTCCTTCGCGGCCCACTCCTCGCGCTCGAGGGGGTCCTCATAACGGCTCGGATCATCGGAGGTCGTGTGTGGCCCCATACGATAGGTCACCGCTTCGATCCACGACGGCCCGTCGCCGGAGCGTGCACGCTCGAGCGCCCACCGCGTCGCCGCCATGACCGCGATCACGTCGTTGCCGTCGACGCGCATGCTCGGGATGCCGAAGCCCGGAGCGCGATCCGCGAGCGGCCGACGGGCCACGAGCCCGACGGGCTCCGAGATCGCCCAGTGGTTGTTCTGGCAGAAGAACACGACGGGAGCGGAGTAGGTCGCGGCGAAGACCATGGCCTCGTTGACGTCGCCCTGGCTCGTCGCGCCGTCGCCGAAGTAGGCGATGGCCGTCGAGTCGACGCCGTCCTTGGCGCACCCCATCGCATAGCCGGTCGCGTGCAGCGTCTGCGCCCCGATGATGATCGCCGGTGGCGCCATGCCGAACTCGAAGGGGTTCCAGCCGGATGCCGCCGTGCCGCGCCACATCGGCATGATGGTGTCGATCGCGATGCCCCGGCAGTACGCGACGGCGTGCTCGCGATAGCTCGTGAACACGAAGTCATCAGAACGCAGTGCCCTCGCCGAGCCGACCTGCGCAGCCTCCTGGCCGAGCAGCGGCGGCCAGAGGCCGAGCTGGCCCTGCCGCTGCAGCGCCACGCCTTCCATGTCAATGCGGCGCACCGTCACCATGTCCTCGTGCAGGGCGAGCAAGCGCTCGGGCGTGAGATCGGCGACGAAGTGATCGAGGGGAGGGTTCGGGTGCCGCGTGCCATCCGGGGCGAGCATCGTGACGAGCTGTTCCCCCGGCCGCTGGAGCCGCGTGGGCTCATCGTGCGGAGCGCCGGATGCGGCGTCGACCTCGCGGCTAGAACTGACAACGACCGAACTCATGCTGCCTCCTCGACCGGTGCCGACCGCAGCAGGTGAGCCATGGCGGGCACGATCCTCTCGGCTCGGGCTTGTGGCTCGAACCGACCGGGCCACTCTGCCCGGTGAACGCGACGCTACGCATGCGCAGCCCAGAAATCAAGCACCGCGATCAAGCACCCGTGCCGTCACGCGACGCCGGAGTGCACCGCACGCTATCGTGGGGCGCAATCGAGCGACTCATCGCCCCGGAGGGACCAACGGATGCCACAGCCCCACGCACCTTCGCACCTCGCCGCAGACGCGATCGTGATCGGCGCGGGACTCGCCGGCCTCGTTGCCGCGGCCGAACTCCTCGAGGCGGGACGGTCCGTCATCGTGCTGGAGCAGGAGCCCGAGGCCAGCCTCGGCGGGCAGGCGTGGTGGGCGTTCGGCGGCCTCTTCCTCGTCGACTCGCCCGAGCAGCGGCGCCTCGGGGTGCGCGACAGCCTGGAATTGGCTCGACAGGACTGGTACGCGAGCGCGGGCTTCGATCGAGACGATGAAGACCTGTGGGCGCGCCGCTGGGCCGACGCCTACCTCGAGTTCGCGGCGGGTGAGAAGCGGGCGTGGCTGCACGGCATGGGGGTGCGCTGGTTCCCCGTGGTCGGCTGGGCCGAACGTGGTGGCGGCACCGCCATGACGCACGGCAACTCGGTGCCGCGGTTCCACATCACCTGGGGCACGGGACCCGGTGTCGTCGCGCCGTTCATCGCCCGAGTCCGCGCGGCGCAGGCGACGGGTCGCGCAACGCTCGCCTTCCGGCACAGGGTCGACGAACTCATCTTGGAAGACGGCGCCGTCGTGGGGGCTCGCGGCGTCGTGCTGACGCCGCATCCGGCGGCGCGGGGTGCAGCGAGCGGCCGCGGGGTCGCCGGAGACTTCGAGGCGCGTGCGGCATCCGTCATCGTCGCTTCCGGCGGGATCGGCGGCAACCACGACATGGTGCGCGCGCAGTGGCCCGCGCGACTCGGCACACCCCCGGAACGCATGCTCTCCGGTGTGCCAGCGCACGTCGATGGTCGGATGCTCGCCATCAGTGAGCGCGCGGGCGGACGCCTCGTGAACGGCGACCGCATGTGGCATTACGTGGAGGGCATCGAGAACTGGGATCCCGTCTGGGCGAGGCACGGCATCCGTATTCTCCCTGGGCCCTCCAGCGTTTGGCTGGATGCGACGGGCAAGCGCCTGCCAACCCCGCTCTTTCCAGGCTTCGACACGCTAGGCACCCTCGAGTACCTCCGAAAGACCGGCCACGACCACAGCTGGTTCGTGCTGACGCAGAAGATCATCGAGAAAGAATTCGCGCTCTCGGGCAGCGAGCAGAATCCCGACCTCACGGGCAAGGATGTGCCGCTGCTGCTCGAGCGCATCAAGAAGGGTGCCCCCGGGCCGGTCGAGGCCTTCAAGCGCAACGGCGCCGACTTCATCGTTGCCGACGACCTCGACGAGCTGCTGCGCAGCATGGCCGAGCTCGAGCCGGAGGTTCCATTCGACGCCGAGCGGGCACGCGCTGAGATCGTCGCCCGCGACCGTGAGATGGCCAACGAGTTCACGAAGGACTCACAGGTCGCCGCCCTCCGCCAGGCGCGCAATTACAAGGGTGACAAGCTGATCCGTGTCGCAAGCCCGCATCGCATCCTCGATCCCGCCGCGGGTCCGCTCATCGCCGTGAGGATGCACGTGCTGACCCGCAAGAGCCTGGGCGGCCTGCAGACCGACCTCTCGGCCCGCGTGCTCGGCACCGATGGGGCACCCGTGCCGGGGCTGTATGCGGTTGGGGAGGCAGCCGGCTTCGGCGGCGGCGGCATGCACGGCTACCGTTCGCTCGAGGGCACGTTCCTCGGCGGCTGCCTGTTCAGCGGTCGTGTCGCGGGGCGCGCCGCAGCCGGGGCCTGATCAGGCGGGCTGCACTGTCGGCGCGATGCTGGGCAGCGCGTCGAAGACCGCGATCGGCCGGCCCGCCAGTTCGTGCACCTCGATG
Protein-coding regions in this window:
- a CDS encoding FAD-binding dehydrogenase, with the translated sequence MPQPHAPSHLAADAIVIGAGLAGLVAAAELLEAGRSVIVLEQEPEASLGGQAWWAFGGLFLVDSPEQRRLGVRDSLELARQDWYASAGFDRDDEDLWARRWADAYLEFAAGEKRAWLHGMGVRWFPVVGWAERGGGTAMTHGNSVPRFHITWGTGPGVVAPFIARVRAAQATGRATLAFRHRVDELILEDGAVVGARGVVLTPHPAARGAASGRGVAGDFEARAASVIVASGGIGGNHDMVRAQWPARLGTPPERMLSGVPAHVDGRMLAISERAGGRLVNGDRMWHYVEGIENWDPVWARHGIRILPGPSSVWLDATGKRLPTPLFPGFDTLGTLEYLRKTGHDHSWFVLTQKIIEKEFALSGSEQNPDLTGKDVPLLLERIKKGAPGPVEAFKRNGADFIVADDLDELLRSMAELEPEVPFDAERARAEIVARDREMANEFTKDSQVAALRQARNYKGDKLIRVASPHRILDPAAGPLIAVRMHVLTRKSLGGLQTDLSARVLGTDGAPVPGLYAVGEAAGFGGGGMHGYRSLEGTFLGGCLFSGRVAGRAAAGA